A single region of the Brassica rapa cultivar Chiifu-401-42 chromosome A03, CAAS_Brap_v3.01, whole genome shotgun sequence genome encodes:
- the LOC103862099 gene encoding LOW QUALITY PROTEIN: two-component response regulator ARR10 (The sequence of the model RefSeq protein was modified relative to this genomic sequence to represent the inferred CDS: deleted 1 base in 1 codon): protein MTLEQDFEAVDQFPVGMRVLAVDDDQTCLRILETLLHRCQYHVTTTDSAQTALELLRENKNKFDLVISDVDMPDMDGFKLLELVGLEMDLPVIMLSAHSDPKYVMKGVKHGACDYLLKPVRIEELKNIWQHVVRKSKFKKMKSIVINDDHSQGNSDQNGVKANRKRKDQFEEVEEEDEERGNENDDPTAQKKPRVLWTRELHNKFLAAVDHLGVEKAQPKKILELMNVDKLTRENVASHLQKFRSALKKITNEANQQANMAAIDSHFMQMSALKGLGGFHNQRQIPLGSGQFHGGAATMRHYPLGRLNSFGGVFPHVSSSLPRNHNDGGYVLQGMPIPPLDDLNNKAFPSFTSQQSSLMVAPNNQLVLQGHQQSSYPSLNPGLSPHFEINKRLDDWSNALLSTNIPQSGVHSKPDALEWNHFCNSDAAQAGFIDPLQMKQQPANNLGPMTDAQLLRSSNPIEGLFVGQQKLENGSMPSNAGSLDDIVNSMMPKEQSQAELFEGDWGLDGIIAHSEHAYENLFYVFYVLGQHEKECFLQTQSFSIIFGSGLFVCSLFVKKLQALVYKFPRRF, encoded by the exons ATGACATTGGAACAAGATTTTGAAGCAGTGGACCAGTTTCCAGTGGGGATGAGAGTTCTTGCCGTTGACGATGACCAAACTTGTCTCCGTATTCTCGAAACTCTCCTTCACCGCTGCCAATACCATG TTACAACAACGGACAGTGCGCAGACCGCACTGGAGCTGTTGAGGGAGAACAAGAACAAGTTTGATCTCGTTATTAGCGATGTCGACATGCCAGACATGGACGGTTTCAAGCTGCTTGAGCTCGTTGGTCTTGAAATGGACTTACCTGTCATAA TGTTATCTGCGCATAGCGATCCGAAGTATGTGATGAAAGGAGTCAAGCACGGTGCCTGCGACTATCTACTTAAACCGGTGCGTATTGAGGAGCTCAAGAACATATGGCAACACGTGGTGAGGAAAAGCAAgttcaagaagatgaagagcaTTGTGATTAATGATGATCATTCCCAAGGAAACTCTGATCAGAACGGTGTGAAAGCGAATAGAAAACGtaaagatcagtttgaagaggtggaggaagaagatgaagaaagagGGAATGAGAACGATGATCCAACGGCTCAGAAGAAGCCACGTGTTCTCTGGACTCGCGAGCTGCACAATAAGTTCTTAGCAGCTGTTGATCATTTGGGAGTTGAGA AAGCTCAACCGAAAAAGATTCTTGAACTGATGAATGTTGATAAGCTCACAAGAGAGAATGTTGCTAGCCACCTTCAG AAGTTCCGCTCTGCGTTGAAGAAAATAACAAATGAAGCTAATCAACAAGCTAACATGGCGGCTATAGACTCACACTTCATGCAAATGAGTGCTCTCAAAGGGCTTGGCGGTTTCCACAACCAACGGCAGATACCTCTTGGATCAGGTCAGTTCCATGGTGGAGCTGCCACCATGAGGCATTATCCTCTTGGTCGCCTAAACTCCTTTGGAGGAGTGTTCCCACATGTGTCATCGTCGCTTCCTCGTAACCACAATGATGGAGGTTATGTACTTCAGGGAATGCCAATTCCACCATTAGATGATCTTAACAACAAGGCTTTTCCGAGCTTTACTTCACAACAAAGCTCTCTAATGGTTGCTCCCAATAATCAGTTGGTTCTCCAGGGTCACCAGCAGTCATCATATCCATCCTTGAACCCAGGGTTGTCTCCCCATTTCGAGATCAACAAGCGTCTTGATGATTGGTCAAACGCTTTATTGTCAACCAACATTCCACAGAGTGGTGTTCATTCAAAACCAGACGCCTTGGAATGGAACCACTTCTGCAACTCAGATGCTGCACAAGCAGGCTTTATTGATCCATTACAGATGAAGCAGCAGCCTGCGAACAACTTAGGTCCAATGACTGATGCTCAACTATTGAGAAGTAGCAATCCAATTGAAGGTTTATTTGTGGGACAACAGAAGCTAGAGAATGGTTCAATGCCTTCAAATGCTGGTTCCTTGGATGATATTGTCAACTCCATGATGCCAAAG GAACAGAGCCAAGCTGAGTTATTTGAAGGAGAT TGGGGTTTGGATGGCATAATAGCTCACTCAGAACATGCATATGAGAATctgttttatgttttctatgTACTTGGTCAACATGAGAAAGAGTGTTTTCTTCAAACACAATCATTTAGTATTATCTTTGGTTCTGGTCTTTTTGTTTGCTCTCTCTTTGTAAAGAAACTGCAAGCTCTTGTTTACAAGTTTCCCCGCAGGTTTTAG
- the LOC103862098 gene encoding brassinosteroid-related acyltransferase 1 → MATHIDINQKLNVYPRSQNQDQKKLITLSHLDRQCPLLMYLVFFYKKTTTRDFDSVFSDLKLGLEETLSVWYPAAGRLGLDGGGCKLNLRCNRSGAVMVEAVATGVKLSDLGDLTQYNEFYETLVYKPSFDGDFSAMPLVVGQVTKFACGGYSVGIGTSHSLFDGISAYEFLHAWAFNSHNHDKSNGKIINKKDNMVIKPVHDRGNLLVNGDTNRSLGVTMAAAIYHLYQLIKQAMMIHQGKNHNFELADSSFVIKTFDLSGDAIETMMKKSPEGFMCSSFEFLAAHLWKARTRALRLRRDAMVCLQFAVDIRKRTVPPLPEGYSGNAYVLASVASTAGELLEQLTLESIVKKIREAKNSVDQDYINAYMEALGGSEQRNDGNLPPIKELTLVSDWSKMPFHNVGFGNGGEPADYVAPLCPPVPQVAYFMKNPKDARGVIVRIGLDPQDVSDFSKHFLGF, encoded by the exons ATGGCAACACATATTGATATCAACCAAAAGCTTAATGTATATCCAAGATCTCAAAACCAAGACCAGAAGAAGCTAATCACTCTCTCCCACTTGGACCGTCAATGTCCTTTACTCATGTACTTGGTTTTCTTCTACAAGAAGACCACGACTCGTGACTTTGACTCGGTCTTTTCCGACCTGAAACTCGGGCTGGAAGAGACTCTGTCTGTCTGGTATCCCGCCGCCGGCAGGTTGGGTTTGGATGGAGGTGGCTGCAAGCTCAACCTCCGGTGTAATAGGAGTGGTGCAGTCATGGTGGAGGCGGTGGCGACTGGTGTCAAGTTATCAGATCTTGGTGACTTGACTCAGTACAATGAGTTTTATGAGACTTTGGTTTACAAGCCTTCCTTCGATGGTGATTTCTCTGCGATGCCTCTTGTTGTTGGCCAA GTGACAAAATTTGCATGTGGAGGTTACTCAGTTGGAATAGGTACAAGCCATTCACTATTTGATGGCATCTCAGCTTACGAATTCCTTCATGCGTGGGCTTTCAACTCTCACAATCACGATAAATCCAATGGTAAGATTATTAATAAAAAGGATAATATGGTCATCAAACCGGTTCATGATCGAGGAAATCTACTGGTTAACGGGGACACGAACCGGAGTCTCGGAGTAACCATGGCTGCAGCCATTTATCATCTGTACCAGCTGATCAAACAAGCCATGATGATCCATCAGGGGAAAAACCATAATTTCGAGTTAGCGGACTCTAGTTTTGTGATCAAAACATTCGACCTTAGTGGTGATGCGATAGAAACCATGATGAAGAAATCACCAGAAGGGTTCATGTGCTCCTCCTTTGAGTTTCTTGCTGCTCATTTGTGGAAG GCGAGAACAAGGGCCTTGAGGTTGAGGAGAGACGCCATGGTGTGTTTACAATTCGCGGTGGACATAAGGAAGAGGACGGTGCCACCACTGCCAGAAGGATATTCCGGCAACGCCTACGTGCTTGCCTCGGTGGCATCAACCGCCGGAGAACTACTCGAACAACTAACACTCGAGTCAATAGTTAAAAAGATAAGAGAAGCCAAGAACTCAGTTGACCAAGACTACATCAACGCGTACATGGAAGCGCTTGGAGGTAGTGAACAAAGAAATGACGGAAACCTCCCTCCTATCAAAGAACTAACCCTAGTCTCCGACTGGTCAAAAATGCCATTTCACAACGTTGGCTTTGGCAACGGCGGCGAGCCGGCGGATTACGTGGCACCACTGTGTCCTCCGGTGCCACAAGTTGCTTACTTCATGAAGAACCCTAAAGATGCTAGAGGGGTTATTGTGAGGATTGGTTTGGACCCACAAGATGTTAGTGATTTTTCGAAGCATTTCCTTGGTTTTTAA
- the LOC103862177 gene encoding glutathione S-transferase T3-like, giving the protein MDPNNVPSNSSSYVGLLHSQQGSVFNENFPYESFHSSVNFGEPQPFPAFSSQQSQDAPLQPPVQTPAARGVRRKWNPADDEVLISAWLNTSKDAIVANEQRSGAFWKRVAAYYAASPHGIEDGGREHVCCKKRWHKINEDVNKFCAAYSAAERKMSSGESDTDVLKKAHEIFFSDCSHKFTLEHAWCVLRFEQKWLSLNTPTTAGVSKRKNVDVNSQTCNTEGFVDVESRPEGVKAAKAQRNTGKGKSVAEIATVWEMKKDDLVRKERLSRLAILDSLLTRTEPLTEAEVVVKNKLLLELF; this is encoded by the coding sequence ATGGATCCAAACAATGTTCCTAGCAACTCCTCTAGCTACGTAGGACTGCTTCACAGTCAACAAGGTAGCGTGTtcaatgaaaactttccttatgaAAGTTTTCATTCTAGTGTTAACTTCGGAGAACCACAGCCTTTTCCGGCTTTCAGCTCACAACAATCTCAAGATGCACCATTACAGCCACCAGTACAGACACCGGCTGCCCGTGGTGTAAGGCGCAAATGGAATCCAGCAGATGACGAAGTGCTGATCAGTGCATGGCTTAACACTTCGAAAGATGCAATTGTTGCAAATGAGCAGAGGTCGGGGGCCTTCTGGAAACGGGTTGCTGCTTATTATGCAGCAAGTCCCCATGGAATAGAGGATGGTGGGAGGGAGCACGTTTGTTGCAAGAAGAGGTGGCACAAAATTAATGAAGATGTTAACAAGTTCTGTGCCGCATACTCGGCAGCAGAGCGAAAAATGAGTAGTGGTGAGAGTGACACTGACGTTCTGAAGAAGGCACATGAGATTTTCTTCTCTGATTGTTCGCACAAGTTCACACTTGAACACGCTTGGTGTGTGTTGAGGTTTGAACAGAAGTGGCTCAGCCTCAACACACCCACGACTGCTGGCGTTTCGAAGAGGAAGAATGTGGACGTAAATTCCCAAACATGTAATACCGAAGGCTTCGTTGATGTTGAGAGCAGGCCCGAAGGTGTCAAGGCTGCTAAGGCGCAAAGAAACACGGGTAAAGGGAAGTCTGTGGCTGAGATTGCGACCGTTTGGGAAATGAAGAAGGACGATTTGGTGAGGAAGGAGAGACTGTCGAGGCTAGCAATACTAGACAGTCTCCTTACCCGTACTGAACCATTGACTGAGGCGGAAGTTGTTGTGAAGAATAAGCTCCTACTGGagttattctaa
- the LOC103862176 gene encoding uncharacterized protein At4g04775-like, whose protein sequence is MGHYSYTQPSDEDDLFGNNEDSEYSETDDLIRRDQAELSLERTQQVDYPPQPEVEFGFPQVCYCGATPLLATSNNRQDQGRRFFTCANKDDGECHVYKWWDEALMEEMRARDIHVLQLGEKVESLTLLSDYDTEQKIRNLEKIVGDMAKEKSSFSYGFECFVIGIVVLFVVIGLVVMFG, encoded by the exons ATGGGACATTACAGCTATACGCAGCCATCAGATGAGGATGATTTATTTGGAAACAATGAGGACAGTGAGTACAGCGAGACGGATGATCTCATACGACGTGACCAAGCTGAGTTGAGCTTGGAACGTACTCAACAGGTTGACTACCCTCCGCAACCGGAGGTAGAGTTTGGTTTTCCGCAGGTTTGCTATTGTGGTGCTACGCCACTGCTAGCAACGTCTAACAACAGGCAAGATCAAG GCAGAAGATTTTTCACTTGTGCGAACAAAGACGACGGCGAATGCCATGTCTACAAATGGTGGGATGAGGCGCTGATGGAGGAGATGAGAGCCAGAGATATCCACGTGCTTCAGCTAGGTGAAAAGGTAGAAAGCCTAACCCTTTTGAGTGACTATGACACAGAGCAGAAGATACGAAACTTAGAGAAGATTGTGGGTGATATGGCTAAGGAGAAATCTTCTTTTAGTTATGGATTTGAGTGCTTTGTAATAGGCATAGTTGTTCTTTTTGTTGTAATAGGCTTGGTTGTTATGTTTGGATAA